The sequence GACCAGTCAGTCCGTAAATCGCCGGCAGCACTTGCGAAAGCAACCATATGGCGTCAACGCCTAAATGGGGATACGCTCCGTGCCCCCCGCTGCCTGTAATCGTCCCTTTAAATGCATCAAAGCTGGCCATGCTAGCACCGCTATGAACTTGAATCGCATTCGGGCGCAGCCAAGGACACATATGAAGCGCAAAGGCGATATCGGCTCCAGCCATCGCCCCTGCTTCTATCATATAGATAGCGCCAGTCTTCCCAGCTTCATCCATCTTCTCTTCAGCTGGCTGAAACAAAAAACGGACTGTGCCGTTTAGGAAACCTGCCTGGTGCCGCTCGCTTAATATCGTCGCTGCGCCAAGTAAAATTGCCGTATGGGCGTCATGCCCACAAGCGTGCATCGTCCCTTTTTTGATGCTAGCAAATGAATGTGGCAGTTGTTCCTCGATCGGCAATGCATCCATGTCAGCGCGCAAAACCACGGTTTTCCCTTGCTTTCCGGCAAGTTCAGCAACGACGCCATATCCACCGACTTGTTCCGTTACGACCATCCCCGGCAAACGCCGAAGCACCTGTGCCACAAAAGCAGCCGTTTCCTTTTCTTGAAAGCTACGTTCTGGATGTTTATGCAGGTGGCGGCGCCATGTCATAAGCTGATCTTGCAATTGTTCAGCTCGCTCTCGAATTCCAACAACATTCATTTTCAGACCTCAATTTTGGCAGCCTCGAATGCCTGCTTAAAGTCTGCGATGATGTCCTCTCCATCCTCAATGCCACACGACACGCGAATTAATCCTTCAGGAATGCCCATAGCTGCACGCTCTTGTGGCGTGCATTCGACATGGCTTGTTGTCCGTGCCGGTCCTACTGTCGTTTCAACCGCCCCTAAATTTGCAGCTCGATTGGCAAATGCTAGCTTTGGCAATAAGTGGCGCACTGTATCGACACCGCCAGCAACAGCAAAGCTTAGCATGCCGCCAAAACCAGACATTTGCGCTTTGGCGATTTCGTGGTTAGGGTGGTCAATGAGGCCAGGATAAAAAACGGTTTCGACTTCTTCGACCGTTTGCAAATAGGCAGCTAGCTTCTGGGCATTTTCAGCTTGGCGTTTCACTCGTAATTCAAGTGTTTTCATGCCGCGCAATATCAAATAAGCGGCCCAAGGGTCCATTGTTGCCCCGTTGATTTCCCGATAGTGGTAAATCGCTTCAATCAGAGACTCATCTAAACCGACGACAACCCCTCCAAGGGCATCTGCATGGCCACCTAAAAATTTTGTTGCGCTATGAAGAACGAGATCAGCGCCGAGTGTGAGTGGGTTTTGATTAACTGGCGTGGCAAACGTATTGTCGACGACAACAAGTGCGCCAGCTTGTTTTCCAGCTTCTGCGCAAGCGCGGATGTCAGTAATTTTTACGGTCGGATTGGTTGGCGTCTCTAAATAAACGATCGTGCAGCCTTTAGCCGTTTCTTTTTTAATTTGCTCGACATCCCCTGTTTCACAAAAAACAACCTCGATATTTAACTTTGGCAGAAATTCAGTAAAAATTTTATTGGTGCCGCCATACGTATCTTTAATTGTCACTACGCGGTCTCCTGGCCTTAAAAACGTATAAAGCGTGTTGGAAATAGCCGCCATACCGGTTGAAAAACTAGTTGCTGCATTCGCTTTTTCCAGCACTTTCACTTTATCTTCAAACGCTTGCACAGTCGGGTTTGTATTACGGCCATAAATATGGCCTTTTTTTCTGCCAACAGCCACTTCATACCATTCGTCCATATCGTCATAGCCAAAAGCCACACTCGGAATAACCGGAACTTGTGTCGCTCCGTGAACCAAATAGTCTTTTTCTCCTGCCCATACTGCTTTCGTAGCAAACTTGGCATTGTTCATTTTTGTCATGATAAGCCCTCCAATCGAATTATGAAGCAGATGCATTTGGATCATTGCTCAACAGCTGCCGCGGAAAATCGCAAAGAAGCTCACAGCCATTTTCCGTCACCCGTACCGATTCACTAATTTCGACTCCAAAGTCGTCGTACCACATGCCAGGGATAATATGGAACGTCATATTGGCTTGCAGCACCGTTTTATCTCCCTTTCGAATGCTTGCCGTATGTTCGCCCCAATCAGGTGGATAATTCAATCCAGCTGAATAGCCAATACGTGCTTCTTTTTCGAGTCCGTAGCGCCCAATTGTCTTCCTCCAGACGGCTTCCACTTCTTCGCACGTGACTCCAGGCTTCATCCATGCAAGCACTTCATTGAGCCCTTCAACGGCAATTTTGGCTATATCGACGACACGCTGCTGCGGCTTTCCAATCGTCACTGTTCTTGCGAGTGGAGCATGGTAACGTTGATAGCAGCCAGCTAACTCAATAATGACTGTATCTTCGCTAGGATAGCGTTGGTCAGACCACGTAATATGAGGAGCGCTTGTTTTTACGCCTGACGGCAAGAGTGGGACAATTGCCGGATAATCGCCACCAAACTCCTCTGTCCCGGCAATTTGTGCGTGGTATATGGCTGCAACGACATCGCTTTCCCGTGCGCCTGCATTAATGGCATTCATACCGGCATACATCGCCTTGGCCGCAATTTTGCCTGCGCATTTCATATAGTGGATTTCCATGTCTGACTTGATGATACGCACATAGTTGACAAGGTTAGTCGCGTCGACAAACCGGGCGTCAGCCAAGCGTTGCTTAAGGCGTTCATGTGCTTTTGCCGTGTAGTAATACGTATCTAATTCGACGCCAATGCGGCGGTTGCCTTGGCCAATATCTGCCAGAACTTTGGCGATAAAGTCCATCGGGTGGCGGTCATCCGATTGGACATAATGGTCAGGGTACGGAATAATCCGTTCATGCATTAACCAAGTTGTCTGCTTGGCAACGTTCGCGTCCATGCCCCGCCCAATCCAAATCGGCTGGTCCTCATCGATGAGGACGACTAGCATTTGATGAACATAAAAGCACCAGCCATTATAACCGGATAAATAATTCATATTGGCTGGGTCAGTGAGCAAAAGCACGTCAATGCCTTTTTCACTCATGCTTTCCTTTGTTTTTGCCAAGCGGACCTGATACTCCTCCAATGTGAACGGGAACATGTAAACCAGCCTCCTTTTGAGTAGGTCATTCGTTTCTTTCATTCTACTCATAAGCAGAAGCTATGCAATATTTTGAATGTATGAAAATTCGATCGCTTCTGTAGACATTTTGACGAATCCATCGTGTGACTGGCCATCAATCTGAAAAAGATGGCGTTTCTTACCCGCCATCATCCCTCAAGAAAAAGATAACTCTTATCCAAGAATGTTAGTAGATACTCCTACTATCAGGGTTAACTTATAAACGTAAAAACTCCAACATAAATACAAAAACCAGAAAGAACAAATACAAAGCAAGCTAAAAATGGTCTCTCTTTTTTAAACTCCGAAAGACCAATCGTCAAAATCATCAACCCACTGAAGAGTGTAGCTAAGGGCAGCAAATCATAGGGACGATTTAAACACAAGTCCACCAAAAGGGGATAAGCCTACACGATTCGAATGACACAGGAAGACGGGCATGGCGTTCATTACTCTAGATTGCCGTTTCTGTTTGCTTTAAACGATCTGTTGTTTTATTCGGATGACGGTATATAATTGATTTTCCAAGTAAAGTTAAGATAATCGATAGGAGCGGTACAGTGAAATTTAATATAGCGTATGGTGCATATTGAAAAGCATGTACGCCTAATGTAGCAAAGATAAATACCCCACATGTATTCCATGGAACAAAAACAGACGTCAATGTCCCTCCATCTTCTACTGCGCGCGATAAGTTTTTCGAATGCAACTGTTGGTCTTCGTACGATTTTGCATACATTCTAGCCGGAACAACGATCGAAATATATTGTTCCGAACAAGAAACATTGGTGGCAAAACTGGAAAGAACCGTAGTGATAATTAAACGTTTAGCTGTCTTTGCCAATTTTAAAATTTGCTGAACAATTGCCTGGAGCATGCCAGTGTTTTCAAGTATGCCTCCAAACGTCATCGCCACAATCGTTAAAGAGACGGTGTACATCATGGCCTCAATTCCACCGCCGTTGAATAGTTCATCTATCATATGATTACCTGTGTCAATCACGTATCCGTTCTGAAGTGTAGAGACAGCAATACTCCATGCATCTCCTTGGACATAGATTTGACTGAAAAATCCTAATACGATTCCTACAACCAATGCTGGAATAGCTGGCACTTTAAACATCACGAATACGATTACCGCTAGTGGTACAATTAATAGCCAAGGAGAGAGCACAAAGTTTTCTTGAAGTGAAGCCATGGTTCTTTCTATGTCAGCAAAACTGGCTGTATTTCTCTCTACCTCGTTTCTGCCAAGAAACCAATAAACAATTAGCGAGATCAGAAATGCAGGAATCGTGGACACAAGCATAAATTTAATATGTTCAAACAAGTCTGTCCCAGTTAAGCCAGCAGCAAGATTCGTTGTATCGGATAATGGCGAAAGTTTATCCCCAAAATACGCTCCTGAGATCACCGCCCCAGCGACCATTGCTGCCGGTATTCCCATACTTAAGCCAATCCCCATGCCAGCTACGCCAATCGTTGCCATCGTAGACCATGAACTGCCAATCGACAGAGACACAGCAGCGCATATGACACAGATCGAAACTAAAAAGAAAGACGGACTCATTATTTTTAATCCGTAAAAGACCATTGTTGCTACAATTCCCCCGCCTATCCATGCACCGATCGTTAATCCGACAAGAATAATAATGACAACGGCTGGTAAAGCAAGTTTAATCCCTTTATACATGCTTTCTTCAATATCTTTCCATTTGAAACCTGCTTTTATCGCAATTAATGCAGCTACAGCGGTTCCAATCATCAATGGAATATGGGGGTCTCCTTCTAACCCCACGATTGTCACAGCCATTGCTGTAATCATGATAATGAGTGGCAACAGTGCTAACCAAAACGAAATGTCTTTCTTCATTTTTCTCCCCCTTGTATGTCCCTGACCAACAGGCAAGCGCTTACATTTATGTAGAAAGTATAATAAGAGCTACGCCCATCCCCTAAAATGTGCAGCTTCAGCTGTTTTTCGAATACCGACAATATAAGAAGCGAGTCGCATGTTTACTTGATGTTTTTCGGCTGTTGCAAATACTTTATTCATCGAAGTAATAAGTACGTCACGCATACGATCAGTAACTTCCTCTTTCGTCCAGTAAAATCCTTGGTTATTTTGCACCCATTCAAAATAAGATACGGTTACTCCTCCAGCACTTGCAAGTACATCAGGAATGATTAAAATTCCTCTTTTACTTAAGATTTCTGTTGCTTCCCATGTTGTCGGGCCATTAGCTGCTTCGACAATAATGGACGCTTGAATGTTTGCAGCGTTATCGGCTGTTAGTTGATTAGCGATCGCCGCTGGAACTAAAATATCACATTCTTTTTCCAGCAATTCTTTATTGGAAATTCGATTATGAAATAAATTTGTTACCGAACCAAAACGATCACGACGTTCCAGCAAATAGTCAATATCTAATCCTCCAACATTATATAAAGCACCATGGGCATCGGAAATGCCAACGATTCTAGCTCCTTTTTCCTTCAAAAACTTAGCAAGAAAACTGCCTGCGTTTCCAAACCCTTGGATAATAATTCGAGCATCTTTCAACTCCAAGCCTGTTTTTCGTGCAGCTTCCTCAATGCATATGGTGACGCCTTTTGCCGTTGCTGTTTCCCGACCATGGGATCCACCAAGGACAAGTGGTTTCCCGGTAATAAATCCAGGGGAGTCAAATTCACGGATATGGCTATATTCATCCATCATCCATGCCATAATTTGTGCGTTTGTAAATACATCTGGCGCCGGAATATCTTTTGTCGGGCCAACAATTTGACTAATCGCTCGCACATACCCACGACTTAATCGCTCAATTTCACCTAAAGACATTACACGAGGATCGCAAATAATGCCGCCTTTCCCCCCACCATAAGGCAAGTCTACAATTCCAGCTTTTAAGCTCATCCACATCGATAATGCTTTTACTTCTGTTTCATTGACTTCTGGATGAAAACGCACTCCGCCTTTGGTCGGGCCAACAGCATCATTGTGCTGGGCCCGATAGCCTGTAAATACTTTTGTTTTTCCATTATCCATTCGGATCGGAATACGAACCGTTAGCATGCGTATTGGTTCTTTTAATAATTCATACATTCCATCTGAATAGCCTAGATAGCCAACTGCTTCTTTAATAATTTTCTGTGTTGATTGAAAAAGATCTAATTGGGCTTGCTCCCCTTTTGCTTGAATATGCTCTTTTACTGCTTCCATTTGTCACACCTCATTTAACATGCTTCCTTTTTTGATAGAACATGGTTTATTTTTTCGATAGCCCAATCTAATTCTTCTTTTGTGATGACGAGCGGGGGAGCAAACCGGATCGTGTTTTCATGTGTTTCTTTGCATAATACCCCTGCTTCTTTCAACTGTTCACAATACTGACGGACAGGATGATTGAACTCAACACCGATAAATAATCCTCGTGCTCGAACGGCTGTTAAATCATCATTATCAATTGCCCGTAAAGCTGTTGTGAAATACTCCCCTAATTCTAACGATTTTTTCGCTAAATTTTCTTCCTCAATTACTTCAATTGCAGCTAGAGAAACGGCACAAGCTAACGGATTTCCGCCAAAAGTAGATCCATGTGAACCTGGCGTAAATACATCCATAATGTCTTTGTCAGCAGCAATAGCCGATATTGGAAAAACGCCGCCCCCCAATGCTTTTCCCATTACATAAATATCAGGAACGACATTTTCCCATTCACACGCAAACATCTTTCCAGTTCGTGCAAAACCTGTTTGCACTTCATCGGCAATAAAGAGAATATCGTTTTCCGTACAGAGATCACGAACGGCTTGTAAGTAACCTTCAGGCGGGATAATGATGCCTGCTTCTCCTTGAATTGGCTCTACAATCACAGCCGCTGTATTAGGCGTAATTGCTTCACGAATGGCTTCCACATTCCCATACGCTACCTTTTTTATCCCTGGTACAAAAGGACCGTAATGTTTGGTCGCTCCTGGATCATTCGACAAGGAGATCGCATTTAATGTCCGCCCATGAAAATTGCCTTTGGCTGCAATAATTTCTGCTTTATTGTCTTCTACTCCTTTGACTTCATAAGCCCAGCGACGAGCTGCTTTAATCGCTGTCTCAACCGCTTCTACCCCTGTATTCATCGGCAACACTTTGTCTTTTCCTGTCAATTCCGCGATACGCTTGGTCCATCGGCCAAGCTGGTCATTATGAAAAGCACGGGAAGTCAATGTTACTTTATCGGCCTGTTCCTTTAATGCCTGGATGATCTTTGGATGGC is a genomic window of Shouchella clausii containing:
- a CDS encoding M20 metallopeptidase family protein, which translates into the protein MNVVGIRERAEQLQDQLMTWRRHLHKHPERSFQEKETAAFVAQVLRRLPGMVVTEQVGGYGVVAELAGKQGKTVVLRADMDALPIEEQLPHSFASIKKGTMHACGHDAHTAILLGAATILSERHQAGFLNGTVRFLFQPAEEKMDEAGKTGAIYMIEAGAMAGADIAFALHMCPWLRPNAIQVHSGASMASFDAFKGTITGSGGHGAYPHLGVDAIWLLSQVLPAIYGLTGRFSSPLEPAVISIGQIHGGKANNVIPEIVEVEGTIRCYNDDVRKKLTEEVSNAFAIANVFGGEGACTVERGEPALVNDSEAIALIKQAAHHLYPNDRIVTGPYGLGSEDFAHMAKTTKAALFFLGCQPRHGEFDLHTPQFQIDEACLPKGAALMAGVCAYALNKKE
- a CDS encoding cystathionine gamma-synthase family protein translates to MTKMNNAKFATKAVWAGEKDYLVHGATQVPVIPSVAFGYDDMDEWYEVAVGRKKGHIYGRNTNPTVQAFEDKVKVLEKANAATSFSTGMAAISNTLYTFLRPGDRVVTIKDTYGGTNKIFTEFLPKLNIEVVFCETGDVEQIKKETAKGCTIVYLETPTNPTVKITDIRACAEAGKQAGALVVVDNTFATPVNQNPLTLGADLVLHSATKFLGGHADALGGVVVGLDESLIEAIYHYREINGATMDPWAAYLILRGMKTLELRVKRQAENAQKLAAYLQTVEEVETVFYPGLIDHPNHEIAKAQMSGFGGMLSFAVAGGVDTVRHLLPKLAFANRAANLGAVETTVGPARTTSHVECTPQERAAMGIPEGLIRVSCGIEDGEDIIADFKQAFEAAKIEV
- a CDS encoding M24 family metallopeptidase: MFPFTLEEYQVRLAKTKESMSEKGIDVLLLTDPANMNYLSGYNGWCFYVHQMLVVLIDEDQPIWIGRGMDANVAKQTTWLMHERIIPYPDHYVQSDDRHPMDFIAKVLADIGQGNRRIGVELDTYYYTAKAHERLKQRLADARFVDATNLVNYVRIIKSDMEIHYMKCAGKIAAKAMYAGMNAINAGARESDVVAAIYHAQIAGTEEFGGDYPAIVPLLPSGVKTSAPHITWSDQRYPSEDTVIIELAGCYQRYHAPLARTVTIGKPQQRVVDIAKIAVEGLNEVLAWMKPGVTCEEVEAVWRKTIGRYGLEKEARIGYSAGLNYPPDWGEHTASIRKGDKTVLQANMTFHIIPGMWYDDFGVEISESVRVTENGCELLCDFPRQLLSNDPNASAS
- a CDS encoding YczI family protein, producing the protein MDLCLNRPYDLLPLATLFSGLMILTIGLSEFKKERPFLACFVFVLSGFCIYVGVFTFIS
- the nhaC gene encoding Na+/H+ antiporter NhaC: MKKDISFWLALLPLIIMITAMAVTIVGLEGDPHIPLMIGTAVAALIAIKAGFKWKDIEESMYKGIKLALPAVVIIILVGLTIGAWIGGGIVATMVFYGLKIMSPSFFLVSICVICAAVSLSIGSSWSTMATIGVAGMGIGLSMGIPAAMVAGAVISGAYFGDKLSPLSDTTNLAAGLTGTDLFEHIKFMLVSTIPAFLISLIVYWFLGRNEVERNTASFADIERTMASLQENFVLSPWLLIVPLAVIVFVMFKVPAIPALVVGIVLGFFSQIYVQGDAWSIAVSTLQNGYVIDTGNHMIDELFNGGGIEAMMYTVSLTIVAMTFGGILENTGMLQAIVQQILKLAKTAKRLIITTVLSSFATNVSCSEQYISIVVPARMYAKSYEDQQLHSKNLSRAVEDGGTLTSVFVPWNTCGVFIFATLGVHAFQYAPYAILNFTVPLLSIILTLLGKSIIYRHPNKTTDRLKQTETAI
- a CDS encoding Glu/Leu/Phe/Val family dehydrogenase encodes the protein MEAVKEHIQAKGEQAQLDLFQSTQKIIKEAVGYLGYSDGMYELLKEPIRMLTVRIPIRMDNGKTKVFTGYRAQHNDAVGPTKGGVRFHPEVNETEVKALSMWMSLKAGIVDLPYGGGKGGIICDPRVMSLGEIERLSRGYVRAISQIVGPTKDIPAPDVFTNAQIMAWMMDEYSHIREFDSPGFITGKPLVLGGSHGRETATAKGVTICIEEAARKTGLELKDARIIIQGFGNAGSFLAKFLKEKGARIVGISDAHGALYNVGGLDIDYLLERRDRFGSVTNLFHNRISNKELLEKECDILVPAAIANQLTADNAANIQASIIVEAANGPTTWEATEILSKRGILIIPDVLASAGGVTVSYFEWVQNNQGFYWTKEEVTDRMRDVLITSMNKVFATAEKHQVNMRLASYIVGIRKTAEAAHFRGWA
- a CDS encoding ornithine--oxo-acid transaminase, with product MTIVKSGHIIEQTNAYGAHNYHPLPVVIAEAEGVWVKDPEGNKYMDMLSAYSALNQGHRHPKIIQALKEQADKVTLTSRAFHNDQLGRWTKRIAELTGKDKVLPMNTGVEAVETAIKAARRWAYEVKGVEDNKAEIIAAKGNFHGRTLNAISLSNDPGATKHYGPFVPGIKKVAYGNVEAIREAITPNTAAVIVEPIQGEAGIIIPPEGYLQAVRDLCTENDILFIADEVQTGFARTGKMFACEWENVVPDIYVMGKALGGGVFPISAIAADKDIMDVFTPGSHGSTFGGNPLACAVSLAAIEVIEEENLAKKSLELGEYFTTALRAIDNDDLTAVRARGLFIGVEFNHPVRQYCEQLKEAGVLCKETHENTIRFAPPLVITKEELDWAIEKINHVLSKKEAC